The Oryza glaberrima chromosome 9, OglaRS2, whole genome shotgun sequence genome includes a window with the following:
- the LOC127783861 gene encoding 50S ribosomal protein L2, chloroplastic, with product RRILNNTAKHLYKTPIPSTRKGTIDRQVKSNPRNNLIHGRHRCGKGRNSRGIITARHRGGGHKRLYRKIDFRRNQKDISGRIVTIEYDPNRNAYICLIHYGDGEKGYILHPRGAIIGDTIVSGTKVPISMGNALPLKSTSTDMPLGTAIHNIEITRGRGGQLARAAGAVAKLIAKEGKSATLRLPSGEVRLVSQNCLATVGQVGNVGVNQKSLGRAGSKCWLGKRPVVRGVVMNPVDHPHGGGEGKAPIGRKKPTTPWGYPALGRRTRKRKKYSDSFILRRRK from the exons AGGAGAATACTTAATAATACGGCGAAACATTTATACAAAACACCTATCCCGAGCACACGCAAGGGAACCATAGATAGGCAAGTGAAATCCAATCCACGAAATAATTTGATCCATGGACGGCACCGTTGTGGTAAAGGTCGTAATTCCAGAGGAATCATTACCGCAAGGCATAGAGGGGGAGGTCATAAGCGCCTATACCGTAAAATCGATTTTCGACGGAATCAAAAAGACATATCTGGTAGAATCGTAACCATAGAATACGACCCTAATCGAAATGCGTACATTTGTCTCATACACTATGGGGATGGTGAGAAGGGATATATTTTACATCCCAGAGGGGCTATAATTGGAGATACTATTGTTTCTGGTACAAAAGTTCCTATATCAATGGGAAATGCCCTACCTTTGA aatctACTTCAACCGATATGCCCTTAGGCACGGCCATACATAACATAGAAATCACACGTGGAAGGGGTGGGCAATTAGCTAGAGCAGCAGGTGCTGTAGCGAAACTGATTGCAAAAGAAGGTAAATCGGCCACTTTAAGATTACCATCTGGGGAGGTCCGTTTGGTATCCCAAAACTGCTTAGCAACAGTCGGACAAGTGGGTAATGTTGGGGTGAACCAAAAAAGTTTGGGTAGAGCCGGGTCTAAGTGTTGGCTAGGTAAACGCCCCGTAGTAAGAGGGGTAGTTATGAACCCTGTGGACCACCCCCATGGGGGCGGTGAAGGGAAAGCCCCCATTGGTAGAAAAAAACCCACAACCCCTTGGGGTTATCCTGCGCTTGGAAGAAGAactaggaaaaggaaaaaatatagtgATAGTTTTATTCTTCGTCGCCGTAAGTAA
- the LOC127785119 gene encoding LOW QUALITY PROTEIN: type I inositol polyphosphate 5-phosphatase 2 (The sequence of the model RefSeq protein was modified relative to this genomic sequence to represent the inferred CDS: deleted 1 base in 1 codon): protein MKLRTGDIFGAVFIACLIALQIMGSQRGKQSEKSFWPLIVMKKWLNIKPKLNDFSEDEFDTDGGDEDFSDCAEDASDNFFEIHENNHTINRSSGDKIMPLRRLQRRKSESLRVNYISNKDMRVMIGTWNVAGRAPSEDLDLDQWICSQEPADMYILGFQEVVPLSVGNVLGAEDSRTVPKWEGIISRALNKSQRPKANCKSYSAPLSPLRVPIPSDDGHDDTKREYDKITENLSPQQQCRDKQTSISKCSCDWLDGTSSLDWPECPLDIPAKISVSNRGLRRVMSMGLFNTDYLENAQGFDLHGVALQDGIRRSYRSSGNLGMSWSEQQEKVDVLSSVDYMSDWTSDDTTSVVGPDERATFAKGESLKPPGNYVRVVSKQMVGIYVSVWVSRKLRQHVNNLEVASVGVGLLGYMGNKGLISISMSLFQTRMCFVCSHLASGHKCGDQQKRNSDVDEILQRTRFSSLFAAGQPQKIPSHDQIFWFGDLNYRIDMPDAEIRDLVSMKRWDDLLKSDQLTKELTNGNTFAGWKEGLINFPPTYKYETDSSKYVGDKPNEVGNKRSPAWCDRILWLGKGIKQLSYWSSGLNLSDHRPVSSTFIVEVEVFNQRKLQRLLNFTNTICS from the exons ATGAAGTTAAGAACTGGAGATATATTTGGAGCTGTGTTCATTGCCTGCCTCATAGCGTTGCAGATCATGGGATCCCAAAGAGGAAAGCAGTCGGAGAAG TCATTTTGGCCTTTAATTGTGATGAAGAAATGGCTAAACATTAAGCCAAAATTAAATGATTTCAGTGAAGATGAGTTTGATACAGATGGAGGAGATGAGG ATTTCAGTGACTGCGCAGAGGATGCTAGCGACAACTTCTTTGAGATACATGAAAACAACCACACCATTAACAGATCATCAG GGGATAAAATAATGCCTCTGCGAAGACTACAGAGAAGGAAATCAGAAAGTTTGCGTGTTAACTACATAAGTAACAAAGATATGAG GGTGATGATAGGAACATGGAACGTTGCTGGAAGAGCCCCTAGTGAAGATCTTGACCTAGATCAGTGGATTTGTTCCCAAGAGCCAGCTGACATGTATATTTTAGG TTTCCAGGAAGTGGTCCCATTAAGCGTTGGGAATGTCTTGGGAGCAGAAGATAGTAGAACAGTACCT AAATGGGAGGGTATTATCAGCCGTGCTCTCAATAAGTCTCAACGACCCAAGGCGAATTGTAAAAGCTACAGTGCTCCACTATCACCATTGCGAGTACCTATTCCTTCTGACGATGGACATGATGATACAAAACGTGAATATGATAAAATAACAGAAAATTTATCTCCTCAGCAACAGTGTAGAGATAAGCAAACAAGTATAAGTAAGTGCAGCTGTGACTGGTTGGATGGAACTAGTTCATTGGACTGGCCAGAATGCCCACTAGACATTCCAGCAAAAATATCGGTATCAAATAGAGGGTTGAGGAGAGTAATGAGCATGGGGCTATTTAACACCGACTATTTGGAGAACGCTCAAGGATTTGATCTACATGGTGTAGCATTGCAAGATGGGATAAGACGATCATATCGTAGCTCTGGGAATCTTGGCATGTCATGGTCAGAACAGCAAGAGAAGGTAGATGTTCTTAGTTCGGTTGATTATATGTCTGATTGGACATCAGATGACACAACTTCTGTTGTTGGTCCTGATGAAAGGGCAACTTTTGCAAAAGGAGAATCCTTAAAGCCTCCTGGAAATTACGTGCGCGTTGTTAGTAAACAGATGGTTGGTATATATGTTTCTGTATGGGTTTCCCGTAAGCTGAGGCAACACGTTAACAACTTGGAGGTAGCTTCAGTTGGGGTTGGACTTCTGGGCTACATGGGAAACAAG GGATTGATTTCCATTAGCATGTCTCTTTTCCAAACTCGGATGTGCTTTGTCTGCTCACATCTTGCGTCTGGCCATAAATGTGGGGATCAACAGAAAAGGaactctgatgtggatgagatttTACAAAGAACAAGATTTTCTTCCTTGTTTGCTGCTGGTCAGCCACAAAAGATTCCTTCACATGA TCAAATATTTTGGTTTGGAGATCTTAATTATCGTATTGACATGCCGGATGCTGAAATTCGAGATTTAGTATCTATGAAGAGATGGGATGATCTCTTGAAGTCTGATCAG CTAACAAAGGAGTTGACCAATGGGAATACTTTTGCTGGTTGGAAGGAGGGGTTGATCAACTTTCCGCCTACTTACAAGTATGAAACAGATTCAAGCAAATATGTTGGGGACAAACCTAACGAAGTGGGGAATAAAAGATCTCCAGCATG GTGTGATCGCATACTATGGCTGGGAAAGGGTATCAAGCAACTATCATATTGGAGCTCAGGTTTGAACCTCTCAGATCATCGACCTGTCAGCTCCACCTTCATCGTTGAAGTCGAGGTGTTCAATCAGAGAAAACTCCAACGGCTTCTGAATTTCACAAATACTATTTGCTCTTAA
- the LOC127785120 gene encoding uncharacterized protein LOC127785120 translates to MAMAAAGDEAEMVEVTLRAVGPSRPTTLRLPPFISVADLRRHIAHDRHLPQDRLRLVLRGRNLPCQDDAHVNLRHGDSLIVAVAPKPPANHLRDGDGDDDEEEELKFKIPETTTWWKRKIFIFLRDKLRLPDILLMVLFSLGIKAWVLIAMWFLFAPIAQMYDVGPLFILGTGFLVILCNLGRRQQGDVSAYSIFNEDFRELPGTLNAERIDRDIRAGQF, encoded by the exons ATGGCcatggctgccgccggcgacgaggcggagaTGGTCGAGGTGACGCTGCGCGCCGTCGGCCCGTCCCGTCCCACCACCCTTCGCCTCCCTCCGTTTATCTCG GTTGCCGATCTGCGCCGCCACATCGCTCACGACCGACATCTCCCACAAGACCGCCTCCGCCTGGTCCTGCGAGGAAGGAATCTCCCGTGCCAAGACGACGCCCATGTCAACCTCCGCCACGGGG ATAGTCTTATAGTGGCCGTGGCACCTAAGCCACCTGCTAATCATCTCCGTGACGGTGATGGTGAcgatgatgaagaggaagagCTG AAGTTCAAAATACCAGAAACAACCACCTGGTGGAAGagaaaaatttttatatttcttcGAGACAAATTGAGATTACCTG ATATCTTGTTGATGGTGCTATTTTCTCTGGGTATCAAAGCATGGGTTCTTATCGCTATGTGGTTCCTTTTTGCACCTATTGCTCAAATGTACGACGTTGGACCTTTATTT ATACTTGGTACAGGCTTCTTGGTCATTCTTTGTAATCTTGGAAGACGACAGCAAGGTGATGTCAG TGCATACTCCATATTTAATGAAGACTTCCGGGAGCTACCAGGAACGCTTAACGCGGAGCGCATCGATAGAGACATTCGGGCAGGCCAATTTTGA
- the LOC127784837 gene encoding uncharacterized protein LOC127784837 isoform X3 codes for MASSPHQVVAPQPQSQAQAGGGGGGGGGTAEQFWSLLDKADRRFARVRDLPLFGRREPDEYGKAFRIYTQLWRMQQEHRHRLLDAGLRRWQVGEIAARIAHLYYSQYQRTSDTALLSEAFVFYHAVLDRGYFLADAADHLFAPTKHLRFLARFLLVALLLARRADTVPRLTTHIRTLLDDSKKTLQEADYKEWKHVVQEIARFLRADSPFINMRPLRYSYAFDPPPDTLPTVPPTVKKRGLVLSDAMLCSYYQNEIKFTDLTIDVFRMLQCLEWEPCGSFALTNGYSTRDESGQNHPNLLKDLRDAALPPNPLKTILYRPSVTHFLTVLATKCEELPSNGMMLIYLSAAGEVGSSGFCPDTNEMVVSSLNKFDISNTSTINVNEDNGPRLWLGCREGEGSNCIYPCDLIPFTRRPLFLVIDSNASYSFKAVNSWV; via the exons ATGGCGTCGTCGCCGCACCAAGTTGTAGCTCCCCAACCCCAATCCCAAGCCCaagcaggtggcggcggcggcggcggtggcgggacgGCCGAGCAGTTCTGGTCGCTGCTGGACAAGGCAGACCGGCGCTTCGCCCGCGTGCGCGACCTCCCCCTCTTCGGCCGCCGGGAGCCCGATGAATACGGCAAGGCCTTCCGCATCTACACCCAGCTGTGGCGCATGCAGCAGGAGCACCGTCaccgcctcctcgacgccggGCTCCGCCGATGGCAGGTCGGTGAGATCGCCGCCCGCATCGCTCACCTCTACTACTCCCAGTACCAGCGCACCTCGGACACCGCCCTCCTCTCCGAGGCCTTCGTCTTCTACCACGCCGTCCTCGACCGCGGCTacttcctcgccgacgccgccgaccatCTCTTTGCCCCCACCAAGCACCTCCGCTTCCTCGCCAGGTTCCTCCTCGTTGCGCTTCTACTCGCCAGGCGCGCCGACACTGTCCCTCGCCTCACCACCCACATCCGCACGCTCCTCGACGACTCCAAGAAGACCCTCCAA GAAGCCGACTACAAGGAGTGGAAGCACGTCGTCCAAGAAATCGCGAGGTTTCTCAGAGCTGACTCCCCCTTTATCAACATGAGACCACTCAGGTACAGCTACGCATTTGATCCTCCCCCTGATACTCTTCCTACCGTCCCACCTACTGTCAAGAAGCGAGGTCTGGTCTTAAGTGATGCCATGCTATGCAGCTACTATCAAAACGAG ATCAAATTTACAGACCTCACCATAGATGTTTTCAGAATGCTTCAATGCCTCGAATGGGAACCATGCGGTTCTTTTGCACTAACCAATGGTTACAGTACCCGCGATGAAAGTGGACAAAATCATCCCAATCTCTTAAAAGATCTGAGAGATGCTGCGCTGCCTCCAAACCCACTTAAAACAATTCTCTATCGTCCCTCGGTGACTCATTTCCTAACA GTCCTTGCCACCAAATGTGAGGAGCTCCCGTCAAATGGTATGATGTTAATATACCTTTCAGCTGCAG GCGAGGTGGGATCTTCTGGATTTTGCCCTGATACAAATGAGATGGTTGTGAGCAGCTTGAATAAGTTTGATATATCTAATACTAGTACCATCAATGTAAATGAAGACAATGGACCTCGTCTATGGCTAGGCTGCCGTGAAGGTGAAG GTTCAAACTGTATATACCCTTGTGATCTGATTCCATTTACAAGAAGACCACTCTTTTTGGTGATCGACAGCAATGCCAGCTATTCATTCAAGGCAG TCAATTCATGGGTTTGA
- the LOC127784837 gene encoding uncharacterized protein LOC127784837 isoform X1: MASSPHQVVAPQPQSQAQAGGGGGGGGGTAEQFWSLLDKADRRFARVRDLPLFGRREPDEYGKAFRIYTQLWRMQQEHRHRLLDAGLRRWQVGEIAARIAHLYYSQYQRTSDTALLSEAFVFYHAVLDRGYFLADAADHLFAPTKHLRFLARFLLVALLLARRADTVPRLTTHIRTLLDDSKKTLQEADYKEWKHVVQEIARFLRADSPFINMRPLRYSYAFDPPPDTLPTVPPTVKKRGLVLSDAMLCSYYQNEIKFTDLTIDVFRMLQCLEWEPCGSFALTNGYSTRDESGQNHPNLLKDLRDAALPPNPLKTILYRPSVTHFLTVLATKCEELPSNGMMLIYLSAAGEVGSSGFCPDTNEMVVSSLNKFDISNTSTINVNEDNGPRLWLGCREGEGSNCIYPCDLIPFTRRPLFLVIDSNASYSFKAALQSIHGFEKGETTAMLLSPSCRSSSAGFSGDSVRQIGSQFTMFLTAPLQAFCHLIGNNGVDIDRDTYNKAEELLSLSLNEWATTLVASSSLHPVWVEVLGDPLLRRLLLRFIFCRAAHSIFKPTYHKVDFLPTCTPPLPESVDAESMLSQCCLLRVASFFGATNQFSFSEVTTWPEVDVEEAAVVNPSI, translated from the exons ATGGCGTCGTCGCCGCACCAAGTTGTAGCTCCCCAACCCCAATCCCAAGCCCaagcaggtggcggcggcggcggcggtggcgggacgGCCGAGCAGTTCTGGTCGCTGCTGGACAAGGCAGACCGGCGCTTCGCCCGCGTGCGCGACCTCCCCCTCTTCGGCCGCCGGGAGCCCGATGAATACGGCAAGGCCTTCCGCATCTACACCCAGCTGTGGCGCATGCAGCAGGAGCACCGTCaccgcctcctcgacgccggGCTCCGCCGATGGCAGGTCGGTGAGATCGCCGCCCGCATCGCTCACCTCTACTACTCCCAGTACCAGCGCACCTCGGACACCGCCCTCCTCTCCGAGGCCTTCGTCTTCTACCACGCCGTCCTCGACCGCGGCTacttcctcgccgacgccgccgaccatCTCTTTGCCCCCACCAAGCACCTCCGCTTCCTCGCCAGGTTCCTCCTCGTTGCGCTTCTACTCGCCAGGCGCGCCGACACTGTCCCTCGCCTCACCACCCACATCCGCACGCTCCTCGACGACTCCAAGAAGACCCTCCAA GAAGCCGACTACAAGGAGTGGAAGCACGTCGTCCAAGAAATCGCGAGGTTTCTCAGAGCTGACTCCCCCTTTATCAACATGAGACCACTCAGGTACAGCTACGCATTTGATCCTCCCCCTGATACTCTTCCTACCGTCCCACCTACTGTCAAGAAGCGAGGTCTGGTCTTAAGTGATGCCATGCTATGCAGCTACTATCAAAACGAG ATCAAATTTACAGACCTCACCATAGATGTTTTCAGAATGCTTCAATGCCTCGAATGGGAACCATGCGGTTCTTTTGCACTAACCAATGGTTACAGTACCCGCGATGAAAGTGGACAAAATCATCCCAATCTCTTAAAAGATCTGAGAGATGCTGCGCTGCCTCCAAACCCACTTAAAACAATTCTCTATCGTCCCTCGGTGACTCATTTCCTAACA GTCCTTGCCACCAAATGTGAGGAGCTCCCGTCAAATGGTATGATGTTAATATACCTTTCAGCTGCAG GCGAGGTGGGATCTTCTGGATTTTGCCCTGATACAAATGAGATGGTTGTGAGCAGCTTGAATAAGTTTGATATATCTAATACTAGTACCATCAATGTAAATGAAGACAATGGACCTCGTCTATGGCTAGGCTGCCGTGAAGGTGAAG GTTCAAACTGTATATACCCTTGTGATCTGATTCCATTTACAAGAAGACCACTCTTTTTGGTGATCGACAGCAATGCCAGCTATTCATTCAAGGCAG CATTGCAGTCAATTCATGGGTTTGAAAAAGGGGAGACAACGGCCATGTTACTTTCTCCAAGTTGCCGATCTTCCTCGGCAGGATTCAGTGGGGATTCTGTACGGCAGATTGGCAGTCAATTTACTATGTTTCTCACAGCTCCATTGCAAGCTTTCTGCCATCTGATTGGCAATAATGGGGTCGACATTGATAGG GATACCTATAACAAAGCTGAAGAGTTACTATCATTGTCCTTAAATGAATGGGCCACTACTTTGGTTGCATCATCTTCACTTCATCCTGTTTGGGTTGAAGTTTTAGGCGATCCACTCTTGAGGCGGCTTCTTCTCAG GTTTATATTCTGCAGAGCTGCGCATTCGATCTTCAAACCTACGTACCATAAGGTGGACTTCCTCCCAACTTGCACACCTCCTTTGCCAGAGTCGGTTGATGCAGAGAGCATGCTTTCCCAATGCTGCCTGTTGCGAGTTGCATCTTTCTTTGGCGCCACCAACCAATTCTCATTTTCTGAGGTAACCACATGGCCTGAGGTTGATGTTGAGGAGGCTGCTGTCGTCAACCCCTCGATCTAG
- the LOC127784837 gene encoding uncharacterized protein LOC127784837 isoform X2: MASSPHQVVAPQPQSQAQAGGGGGGGGGTAEQFWSLLDKADRRFARVRDLPLFGRREPDEYGKAFRIYTQLWRMQQEHRHRLLDAGLRRWQVGEIAARIAHLYYSQYQRTSDTALLSEAFVFYHAVLDRGYFLADAADHLFAPTKHLRFLARFLLVALLLARRADTVPRLTTHIRTLLDDSKKTLQEADYKEWKHVVQEIARFLRADSPFINMRPLRYSYAFDPPPDTLPTVPPTVKKRGLVLSDAMLCSYYQNEIKFTDLTIDVFRMLQCLEWEPCGSFALTNGYSTRDESGQNHPNLLKDLRDAALPPNPLKTILYRPSVTHFLTVLATKCEELPSNGMMLIYLSAAGEVGSSGFCPDTNEMVVSSLNKFDISNTSTINVNEDNGPRLWLGCREGEGSNCIYPCDLIPFTRRPLFLVIDSNASYSFKSIHGFEKGETTAMLLSPSCRSSSAGFSGDSVRQIGSQFTMFLTAPLQAFCHLIGNNGVDIDRDTYNKAEELLSLSLNEWATTLVASSSLHPVWVEVLGDPLLRRLLLRFIFCRAAHSIFKPTYHKVDFLPTCTPPLPESVDAESMLSQCCLLRVASFFGATNQFSFSEVTTWPEVDVEEAAVVNPSI; the protein is encoded by the exons ATGGCGTCGTCGCCGCACCAAGTTGTAGCTCCCCAACCCCAATCCCAAGCCCaagcaggtggcggcggcggcggcggtggcgggacgGCCGAGCAGTTCTGGTCGCTGCTGGACAAGGCAGACCGGCGCTTCGCCCGCGTGCGCGACCTCCCCCTCTTCGGCCGCCGGGAGCCCGATGAATACGGCAAGGCCTTCCGCATCTACACCCAGCTGTGGCGCATGCAGCAGGAGCACCGTCaccgcctcctcgacgccggGCTCCGCCGATGGCAGGTCGGTGAGATCGCCGCCCGCATCGCTCACCTCTACTACTCCCAGTACCAGCGCACCTCGGACACCGCCCTCCTCTCCGAGGCCTTCGTCTTCTACCACGCCGTCCTCGACCGCGGCTacttcctcgccgacgccgccgaccatCTCTTTGCCCCCACCAAGCACCTCCGCTTCCTCGCCAGGTTCCTCCTCGTTGCGCTTCTACTCGCCAGGCGCGCCGACACTGTCCCTCGCCTCACCACCCACATCCGCACGCTCCTCGACGACTCCAAGAAGACCCTCCAA GAAGCCGACTACAAGGAGTGGAAGCACGTCGTCCAAGAAATCGCGAGGTTTCTCAGAGCTGACTCCCCCTTTATCAACATGAGACCACTCAGGTACAGCTACGCATTTGATCCTCCCCCTGATACTCTTCCTACCGTCCCACCTACTGTCAAGAAGCGAGGTCTGGTCTTAAGTGATGCCATGCTATGCAGCTACTATCAAAACGAG ATCAAATTTACAGACCTCACCATAGATGTTTTCAGAATGCTTCAATGCCTCGAATGGGAACCATGCGGTTCTTTTGCACTAACCAATGGTTACAGTACCCGCGATGAAAGTGGACAAAATCATCCCAATCTCTTAAAAGATCTGAGAGATGCTGCGCTGCCTCCAAACCCACTTAAAACAATTCTCTATCGTCCCTCGGTGACTCATTTCCTAACA GTCCTTGCCACCAAATGTGAGGAGCTCCCGTCAAATGGTATGATGTTAATATACCTTTCAGCTGCAG GCGAGGTGGGATCTTCTGGATTTTGCCCTGATACAAATGAGATGGTTGTGAGCAGCTTGAATAAGTTTGATATATCTAATACTAGTACCATCAATGTAAATGAAGACAATGGACCTCGTCTATGGCTAGGCTGCCGTGAAGGTGAAG GTTCAAACTGTATATACCCTTGTGATCTGATTCCATTTACAAGAAGACCACTCTTTTTGGTGATCGACAGCAATGCCAGCTATTCATTCAAG TCAATTCATGGGTTTGAAAAAGGGGAGACAACGGCCATGTTACTTTCTCCAAGTTGCCGATCTTCCTCGGCAGGATTCAGTGGGGATTCTGTACGGCAGATTGGCAGTCAATTTACTATGTTTCTCACAGCTCCATTGCAAGCTTTCTGCCATCTGATTGGCAATAATGGGGTCGACATTGATAGG GATACCTATAACAAAGCTGAAGAGTTACTATCATTGTCCTTAAATGAATGGGCCACTACTTTGGTTGCATCATCTTCACTTCATCCTGTTTGGGTTGAAGTTTTAGGCGATCCACTCTTGAGGCGGCTTCTTCTCAG GTTTATATTCTGCAGAGCTGCGCATTCGATCTTCAAACCTACGTACCATAAGGTGGACTTCCTCCCAACTTGCACACCTCCTTTGCCAGAGTCGGTTGATGCAGAGAGCATGCTTTCCCAATGCTGCCTGTTGCGAGTTGCATCTTTCTTTGGCGCCACCAACCAATTCTCATTTTCTGAGGTAACCACATGGCCTGAGGTTGATGTTGAGGAGGCTGCTGTCGTCAACCCCTCGATCTAG